Genomic DNA from Streptomyces venezuelae:
CGAGTGCCGGATGACCGGGCAGCCCGCGTCGGACGCCGAGCTCGACGAGGCGCTCGCCCTGGTGAACGGGCACCGTGACGCCTACAACGGCCACGACGCCCACGAAGACCCCGTGCACCGGCCGACCTCGGCTCCGGCGCAGGCCGCACCCGCCCAAACGGCCCCGTCCGTCCCAGCGGCCCCGCCCTCCGCAACCGCCCCGCCCTCCACCCCCGCCGCCCACGACACCACCACCTGGCCCGCCGCCCGCGCCCGCGCCGAACGGGCCGCGCCCGAGCCCGGCACCGAGCCTGTCGACGTACCCCTGCACCGGGCCCTCGGCATGATCCTCGCCGCGCCGCTCACCGCCCTCACGGACCTGCCGTCCTTCGACACCTCGGCGATGGACGGCTGGGCCGTCGGCGGGCCCGGACCCTGGACGGTACGGGCCGACGGAATCCTCGCCGGACATGCCCGGCCTGACGCCCTCTCCGACGGTGAGGCGGTCCGTATCGCGACGGGAGCCCGCATCCCGCCGGACGCCACGGCCGTGCTGCGCAGCGAACACGGCAGGACCGACGACAAGGGCAGGCTGCACGCCCTGCGTGACGTGATCACCGGCCAGGACATCCGGCCGCGCGGCCAGGAGTGCCGGTCCGGCGACCATCTCCTCCCCGCCGGTGCCCTGGTGACCCCCGCCGTGCTCGGTCTCGCCGCGGCCGCCGGGTACGACACCCTGCCGGTGTTCCGCAGGCCCTGTGCCGAAGTCCTCGTCCTCGGCGACGAGTTGCTGACGGACGGACTGCCGCGCGAAGGGCTCATCCGGGACGCACTCGGCCCGATGCTGCCGCCCTGGCTGCATGCGCTGGGCGCCGAGGTGACGGCCGTCCGGCGCCTCGGTGACGACGCCGAGGCCCTCCACGACGCGATCACCTCGTCCACCACCGACCTGATCGTCACCACGGGCGGCACCGCGTCAGGACCGGTCGACCACGTCCACCCCACCCTGCGCCGGATCGGCGCCGAACTGCTCGTGGACGGCGTCGCGGTGCGCCCCGGGCACCCCATGCTGCTGGCCCGCGTCGGGGCGGGGCGGCACCTCGTCGGTCTGCCCGGCAACCCGCTCGCCGCCGTGTCCGGCCTCCTCACGCTGGCCGAACCCCTGCTGCGTACGCTCTCCGGCCGCGCGGCGGGCTGTGGCGGGCCCTCCACGTACACCGCCCCCCTGCGCGACGGCGTCCAGGGGCACCCGCACGACACCCGCCTCGTCCCCGTCGCCCTGCGGGACGAACGTGCCGTGCCGCTGCATTTCAACGGCCCCGCGATGCTGCGCGGGATCGCGGCGGCCGACGGGCTCGCCGTCGTGCCGCCCGGCGGGGCGCGGGCGGGCAGGGAGG
This window encodes:
- a CDS encoding molybdopterin molybdotransferase MoeA is translated as MTGQPASDAELDEALALVNGHRDAYNGHDAHEDPVHRPTSAPAQAAPAQTAPSVPAAPPSATAPPSTPAAHDTTTWPAARARAERAAPEPGTEPVDVPLHRALGMILAAPLTALTDLPSFDTSAMDGWAVGGPGPWTVRADGILAGHARPDALSDGEAVRIATGARIPPDATAVLRSEHGRTDDKGRLHALRDVITGQDIRPRGQECRSGDHLLPAGALVTPAVLGLAAAAGYDTLPVFRRPCAEVLVLGDELLTDGLPREGLIRDALGPMLPPWLHALGAEVTAVRRLGDDAEALHDAITSSTTDLIVTTGGTASGPVDHVHPTLRRIGAELLVDGVAVRPGHPMLLARVGAGRHLVGLPGNPLAAVSGLLTLAEPLLRTLSGRAAGCGGPSTYTAPLRDGVQGHPHDTRLVPVALRDERAVPLHFNGPAMLRGIAAADGLAVVPPGGARAGREVEVLDLPWAVPEVGTGTGVGAALYGGPIDGGQAEDSAGSGAGVGTGSGAGPEVGAGPADGAVVDGEERFT